In a single window of the Candidatus Methylomirabilota bacterium genome:
- the xseA gene encoding exodeoxyribonuclease VII large subunit: protein MAVLQPPRIYTVSDLTAEIRAILEDSFSGIWVEGELSNFHQHSSGHMYFSLKDERGQIRGVMFRMQNRQLKFQPKDGLSVLVYGAIGVYERRGDYQIVAEYMEPKGLGALQLAFEQLKERLRVEGLFDDARKRPIPMLPGRIGVVTSPTGAAIRDILHVLQRRFAGVDVLIYPVAVQGDQAALQIVEALDELNRRGGLDVLILARGGGSIEDLQAFNEEAVARAIAASTVPVISAVGHEVDYTIADFVADLRAPTPSAAAELVIAKRDELAQRLDDLHARMTGVIRSRLHGLRVRMNGLDRHLRLLNPVERVRMQRRRLTELMKGLIGWTDRRLTMRQGELKAAAGKLDSLSPLAILSRGYSICLRLPDRAIVKDSSAVGAGDLVEVRLHHGRLRCNVREVLAPTPHTPTS, encoded by the coding sequence ATGGCCGTCCTGCAGCCGCCAAGAATCTACACCGTCAGCGATCTGACCGCCGAGATTCGCGCCATCCTTGAGGACTCGTTCTCCGGGATCTGGGTCGAGGGGGAGCTATCCAATTTTCACCAGCACTCGTCCGGACACATGTACTTCAGCCTGAAGGATGAGCGAGGCCAGATCCGGGGAGTGATGTTCCGGATGCAGAATCGGCAACTCAAGTTTCAGCCGAAGGATGGGCTGTCGGTTCTGGTGTACGGCGCAATCGGTGTCTATGAGCGTCGCGGTGACTATCAGATTGTCGCGGAGTATATGGAGCCGAAGGGCCTGGGGGCGCTGCAACTGGCCTTTGAACAGCTCAAGGAGAGGCTGCGGGTTGAGGGGCTGTTTGACGACGCGCGGAAACGGCCGATTCCCATGTTGCCCGGACGGATCGGGGTCGTCACCTCGCCGACCGGGGCCGCCATTCGCGATATCCTCCATGTGTTGCAGCGGAGGTTCGCCGGCGTCGACGTCCTGATCTATCCGGTGGCGGTCCAGGGCGATCAGGCAGCGCTTCAGATTGTCGAGGCGCTTGACGAGTTGAATCGACGCGGCGGACTGGACGTCCTGATCCTCGCCAGAGGGGGCGGCTCCATCGAGGATCTGCAGGCCTTCAATGAGGAGGCGGTGGCGAGGGCGATCGCGGCCTCCACGGTTCCGGTTATCTCAGCCGTCGGCCATGAGGTCGATTATACCATCGCCGATTTCGTGGCCGACCTCCGGGCGCCTACGCCGTCGGCCGCCGCCGAGTTGGTCATTGCCAAGCGGGACGAGCTCGCGCAGCGGCTTGACGATCTGCACGCACGGATGACCGGCGTCATCCGGTCGAGGCTGCACGGGCTGAGGGTACGGATGAACGGGCTGGACCGGCATCTCCGGCTGCTCAATCCGGTTGAGCGGGTCCGGATGCAGCGACGCCGCCTGACGGAGCTGATGAAGGGTCTTATCGGCTGGACCGATCGGCGGTTGACGATGCGTCAGGGTGAACTGAAGGCTGCTGCCGGCAAGCTCGACTCGCTGAGCCCGTTGGCCATCCTGAGTCGAGGCTACAGTATCTGTCTTCGTCTGCCCGACCGGGCGATTGTGAAGGATAGTTCGGCGGTCGGTGCGGGCGACCTTGTTGAGGTACGTCTGCACCATGGTCGGTTACGGTGCAATGTCCGCGAGGTTCTGGCCCCCACACCCCACACCCCCACATCCTGA
- a CDS encoding exodeoxyribonuclease VII small subunit, with protein sequence MVDEIPFEEALKQLEAVVSRLERGDLPLEEALSVFEEGVRLTKLCSARLSEAERRVNILTRSVESASGGPEERPFPILSPIEGEEEDEEDL encoded by the coding sequence ATGGTGGACGAGATTCCATTCGAAGAGGCGCTCAAGCAGCTCGAGGCGGTTGTCTCGCGCCTCGAACGCGGCGACCTGCCGCTTGAAGAGGCCCTCTCGGTGTTTGAGGAGGGGGTGCGGTTGACCAAGCTGTGCTCTGCGCGGTTAAGCGAGGCCGAACGGCGGGTTAATATCTTGACGCGCAGCGTCGAGTCGGCCTCCGGCGGACCGGAAGAGCGGCCGTTTCCAATACTGAGCCCCATCGAAGGGGAGGAAGAGGACGAGGAGGATCTGTGA